A window from Triticum aestivum cultivar Chinese Spring chromosome 6D, IWGSC CS RefSeq v2.1, whole genome shotgun sequence encodes these proteins:
- the LOC123145080 gene encoding probable methyltransferase PMT16: protein MGVRSAATKLHIPPTHSAARRSFFLPLAAVALLCSASYLLGAWHHGGGFSPSSPSRSVTIATDISCTTTTLTPSTTTTTTTTAQSLDFSAHHAAAVDAVAARAASSASSAPRRYPACPAEYSEYTPCEDVKRSLRYPRDRLVYRERHCPSGRERLRCLVPAPAGYRNPFPWPASRDVAWFANVPHKELTVEKAVQNWIRVDGDKLRFPGGGTMFPHGADAYIDDIGKLIPLHDGSIRTALDTGCGVASWGAYLLSRDILAMSFAPRDSHEAQVQFALERGVPAMIGVLASNRLTYPARAFDMAHCSRCLIPWHLYDGLYLIEVDRVLRPGGYWILSGPPINWKKYWKGWERSKEDLNAEQEAIEAVARSLCWKKIKEAGDIAVWQKPANHAGCKASRKAAKSPPFCSKKNADAAWYDKMEACVTPLPEVSDASEVAGGAVKKWPQRLTAVPPRVSRGTVKGVTAKAFQQDTELWKKRVRHYKAVINQFEQKGRYRNVLDMNARLGGFAAALASYPQWVMNMVPTVANSSALGVVYERGLIGSYQDWCEGTSTYPRTYDLIHADSVFTLYKNRCEMDTILLEMDRVLRPEGTVIIRDDVDMLVKVKSVADGMRWDSQIVDHEDGPLVREKILLVAKTYWTAKNQ from the exons ATGGGGGTCCGCTCGGCGGCCACGAAGCTGCACATCCCCCCGACCCACTCCGCCGCCCGGCGCTCCTTCTTCCtgcccctcgccgccgtcgccctcctcTGCTCCGCCTCCTACCTCCTGGGCGCCTGGCACCACGGCGGCGgcttctccccttcctccccctcccgCTCCGTCACCATTGCCACCGACATCTCCTGCACCACCACCACCCTCaccccctccaccaccaccaccaccaccaccaccgctcaGTCCCTCGACTTCTCCGCGCACCACGCGGCGGCGGTCGACGCCGTGGCGGCCAGGGCCGCGTCCTCCGCGTCCTCGGCGCCGCGGAGGTACCCGGCGTGCCCGGCCGAGTACTCGGAGTACACGCCGTGCGAGGACGTGAAGCGGTCGCTGCGGTACCCGCGGGACCGGCTGGTGTACCGGGAGCGGCACTGCCCCTCGGGGCGCGAGCGGCTGCGGTGCCTGGTGCCGGCGCCGGCCGGGTACCGCAACCCGTTCCCGTGGCCGGCCAGCCGCGACGTCGCCTGGTTCGCCAACGTGCCGCACAAGGAGCTCACCGTGGAGAAGGCGGTGCAGAACTGGATCCGCGTGGACGGGGACAAGCTCCGGTTCCCCGGCGGCGGGACCATGTTCCCGCACGGCGCCGACGCCTACATCGACGACATTGGGAAGCTCATCCCGCTCCACGACGGCTCCATCCGCACCGCGCTCGACACCGGCTGCGGG GTGGCGAGCTGGGGCGCGTACCTGCTCTCCCGGGACATCCTGGCCATGTCCTTCGCGCCGCGGGACTCGCACGAGGCGCAGGTGCAGTTCGCGCTGGAGCGCGGCGTCCCCGCCATGATCGGCGTCCTCGCCTCCAACCGCCTCACCTACCCAGCCCGCGCCTTCGACATGGCGCACTGCTCCCGCTGCCTCATCCCCTGGCACCTCTACG ATGGATTGTACCTGATCGAGGTCGACCGTGTCCTGCGCCCCGGCGGCTACTGGATCCTGTCCGGCCCGCCCATCAACTGGAAGAAGTACTGGAAGGGGTGGGAGAGGAGCAAGGAGGACCTCAACGCCGAGCAGGAGGCGATCGAGGCGGTCGCCCGGAGCCTCTGCTGGAAGAAGATCAAGGAGGCCGGCGACATCGCCGTCTGGCAGAAACCCGCCAACCACGCCGGCTGCAAGGCCTCCCGCAAGGCCGCCAAGTCCCCGCCCTTCTGCTCCAAGAAGAATGCCGACGCAGCATG GTACGACAAGATGGAGGCCTGCGTGACGCCGCTGCCGGAGGTCTCGGACGCGAgcgaggtggccggcggcgcgGTGAAGAAATGGCCGCAGAGGCTCACGGCCGTGCCGCCCAGGGTCTCCCGGGGCACGGTCAAGGGCGTGACGGCCAAGGCGTTCCAGCAGGACACGGAGCTGTGGAAGAAGCGGGTCCGCCACTACAAGGCGGTGATCAACCAGTTCGAGCAGAAAGGACGGTACCGGAACGTGCTCGACATGAACGCCCGCCTCGGCGGCTTCGCGGCGGCGCTGGCGAGTTACCCGCAGTGGGTCATGAACATGGTCCCGACCGTGGCCAACTCCAGCGCACTCGGGGTGGTCTACGAGCGCGGCCTCATCGGAAGCTACCAGGACTG GTGCGAGGGCACGTCCACCTATCCGCGGACCTACGATCTCATCCACGCCGACTCGGTGTTCACTCTGTACAAGAACAG GTGTGAGATGGACACCATTCTGCTGGAGATGGACAGGGTCCTGAGGCCCGAGGGCACGGTGATCATCAGAGACGACGTGGACATGCTGGTGAAGGTCAAGAGCGTCGCCGACGGGATGAGGTGGGACAGCCAGATCGTCGACCACGAAGACGGCCCGCTCGTCCGGGAGAAGATCCTCCTGGTTGCCAAGACGTATTGGACTGCCAAGAACCAATAG